CCGCAGCACCTCAAACAGATTTCCGCAAGCTGTTAGCCTCTGCAACAAAAGGTAAAATGATGTATTACACATCCGGTCTTGATGAGGTTCAAGGGTTTGATATGCTCATCAGCCAATATTGCAAAGACCCTGTAAAGAATTATCGACAAATGATCAGAACGGCCACCGCGGAATTTGGCGAACACAATGAGCGGGTGATTGTTGCCAATGGTATTTTACTTTCGATTTCCACTATATGCGTTGCAACGGAAAAAGGAGAAGAAGAGATACCGGTAGAAGAAATGCTTTTCTCCGGCAGAAATAATTGCGCGGACAAAGCGGAGAAATTAGACGGAATGTGTGATCTTACCATTGGTGAAGCCGCGATAATTTTCCTGGATAAAATTGAGAAGAAATAATCCGACTCATCTATAGTCGAATAAAATAAGAATGAGACAAGGCAGCGAAGCCGCAGACAGTACACATAGTACGGCAAGGCAACGCTGTATCATTCTTATTTTAAATGAATATATTTCACTCCATAAAAAAACCACAGACCTTTTGGCTTGTGGTTTTTTGTTTGATGGCGGAAATCGCTATCGTACTGAAAACCGCTTCAAAGCCGCCGCGTTTGTTTTCGCCAAGCCGCGTATGGACAAGTGCGTCTTCAGGGAATACATACTCTGTATGCTGTTTTGCAGACGGCCTTTAGCGTTTTTCGGTTATTCCACGATATATCCTTCTTCGTCCCATTGGATTTTTTCAACCAATCTGTCGTCTTGATACACCGATTCAGATTTTTTTGAACCGTCTGGATACCAATCCAATACAATTCCGTTTCGCAAACCGTTTTTGATGGTCAGCTCCGAGAGCAAACGCCCGTCTTCGTCCCAAGTAATAATGGCGGTCGGCTTGTCGTTGACCATCGTCATCTCGGTTTTCGGTTTGCCGTCGGGATACCATTGTTTCCAATAGCCGTTGGCTTTGTCTTTTTTGAATTGGATTTCGCTTTCTTTATTGCCGTTGCGGTAATAACGCGAACCCGTTCCTTCGCTCAAACCGTTTGCATAAGGCATCACCGCGGATTTTTTACCGTTGGGATACCAGTTGGTCCATTCTCCATCGGGTTTGCCGTTGCGGTAGCTGCCGACCATTTTCTTTTGGCCGTTGAAATGCCACAAAGTCAGCTTGCCGTTGCCCAATACCGGTACGAACTCTTTAATCTGGGCAGCCGGCACTTTATACGGATCGGAGTATTTTTTCATGGAAGGATAATAAAAATCCTGCACCTGCGCCACACCGGCTGTTACTTGATACTGGCGCACATAGGCCGCCGAAGGCATGGTTGCCGTCAGTTTGCCTTGCTGGTTGAAGTAAACCGAATGGGGCTCTGCCCAAGCCGCCGCTGCCAAACCGCCGAATATACCGGCTGTCAGCGCGCTGTGAAGAAAACGGTTCATAAGCCTTCCTGAAAATATTTGTTTGCCTGTCCGCTGCCATTATAGGCTATTCGGCCGTCTGCCGTAAGTCTTACTGCCTGAGTCTGCTTACAGCAGATCCAAAGCCTTCAATGCAGTGCCAAGGTCTTGCGCCGTTTGCTGGTATGAAACCGACAAAGTCAGCAATGCGGTGGCGGTTTCCAGATTACACTTGCCGGCATTTACCACGCCCGCCTGCCGCAACGCGCTGCCTTGTGCATACACGGCGGCTGCACAACCCTGAGCTGCCTGACTGATGTTCAACACCAAGCCCCCTTTCCGCACAAAACTGCCGACTGCTTCGATAAAACCGGCATCGGCGGGCGCATTGCCGTGTCCGTAACTTTGCAGAATCAGTCCGCGAGCCGAAGTATGCTTCAGGCCGTCTGCAATATGCCGTACCGTACAGCCCGGTATCAGCGTGCAGCAGACCACCTCCGCCTCTGCCGACGGACAGCGTACGGCAAACGGCTGCACTTCCTGAGCCCGTTGCGCCTTGATGTGATGCCAAGCCGAACCGTCCCATTCTGCCAATGCGCCGAAATGAGGATTATCGAAACCGGCGGCTACTTCCGTACTGACCTTGCTGCTGCCGACTGCGGGAAACAGTTTGCCGTCAAACGCAATCACAACCTGAGGCAGCGCCAAATCAAATGCGGCCACGGCGGTGGCCAGATTGCGCGGCGCATCGCTTCCCTCCGCGTCATAAGGCCATTGCGATCCGGTCAGCACCACAGGCTTGTCCAAGCCCTGTATGGCCAAGGCCAGCATATTGGCGGTATAGGCCATCGTATCCGTACCGTGCAGCACCAATACCCCGTCGTATTGCGGAATTTTTTCAGCCAACAGCGTCAGCCAGTTGCGCCAATCTTCCAATGTTACCGCTGAAGAATCAATCAACGGGCTGCAGACATGCCAATCGAATACCAAGCCGTCTGCAAACGGCTGCAACGCCTTGCCGACCAAAGCGGTATCGGGGCGCAGGCCGTCGCTTCCGCTGCTCATACCGATGGTTCCGCCGGTGTACAAAACAAAGATTTTTTTCGGATTCATCATTGCCATCATCTATATCCTATTCCAAACCGTTTTGCAGACGGCCTTAGCGCCTTGCCGGCAGCCTGCTGTCGGCCAGTATGCCCAGTGCCGCTTTGCTTCTGAACACCATACACAATATTTTGACTGCAAACCTTTTATTGAAGCGGCTCGGATAATCCCGCAAAGCGTAATCGTAACCCGCCGCCTGCAACCGCTCAAACAATTCCTGTCTGCCAATGCCGAGCTTCAGCATATTGACCAAATGGATAAACTGAAAAGAATCGCGAATTTCCCGCAAGCGTTTTGCCGTATCGCCAACCGCCTGAAAATCTTCCGACAACTTGCTGTAACCGCGCACCGCCGCGCCGATGTCGTCTAAAAACTTCTGATTTTGCGCTGCCGTCCGCTTTGCCC
The nucleotide sequence above comes from Neisseria animalis. Encoded proteins:
- a CDS encoding toxin-antitoxin system YwqK family antitoxin; translation: MNRFLHSALTAGIFGGLAAAAWAEPHSVYFNQQGKLTATMPSAAYVRQYQVTAGVAQVQDFYYPSMKKYSDPYKVPAAQIKEFVPVLGNGKLTLWHFNGQKKMVGSYRNGKPDGEWTNWYPNGKKSAVMPYANGLSEGTGSRYYRNGNKESEIQFKKDKANGYWKQWYPDGKPKTEMTMVNDKPTAIITWDEDGRLLSELTIKNGLRNGIVLDWYPDGSKKSESVYQDDRLVEKIQWDEEGYIVE
- a CDS encoding asparaginase, with translation MMNPKKIFVLYTGGTIGMSSGSDGLRPDTALVGKALQPFADGLVFDWHVCSPLIDSSAVTLEDWRNWLTLLAEKIPQYDGVLVLHGTDTMAYTANMLALAIQGLDKPVVLTGSQWPYDAEGSDAPRNLATAVAAFDLALPQVVIAFDGKLFPAVGSSKVSTEVAAGFDNPHFGALAEWDGSAWHHIKAQRAQEVQPFAVRCPSAEAEVVCCTLIPGCTVRHIADGLKHTSARGLILQSYGHGNAPADAGFIEAVGSFVRKGGLVLNISQAAQGCAAAVYAQGSALRQAGVVNAGKCNLETATALLTLSVSYQQTAQDLGTALKALDLL